One stretch of Segatella copri DNA includes these proteins:
- a CDS encoding MFS transporter, which translates to MKQKPDLSFWKLWNLSFGFFGVQIAYALQSANISRIFATLGADPHNLSYFWILPPLMGILVQPIVGTLSDKTWCRFGRRIPYLFVGATIAVLVMCLLPNAGSLGLTVSGAMLFGLIALMFLDTSINMAMQPFKMLVGDMVNEKQKAKAYSIQSFLCNAGSVAGYIFPFLFTFLGIKNYAEKGVVPDSVIWSFYIGAAILILCVIYTTMKVKEWNPQQYADYNEAKSEEGGVKNSNAEASEDKAGWITLLRKAPSTFWKVGLVQFFCWAGFLYLWNYSTGAIAETVWNTTDPASEAFQEAGNWVGILFAVQAVGSVIWAVVLPQFKNTKVAYAVSLIIGGVGFALIPFLHDQYLQFIPFLMIGAGWAAMLAMPFTFVTNALQGYGHMGAYLGLFNGTICIPQIVAAICGGTVLSLVGSHQSDMMIVAGILLIAGALSVSIIKDKK; encoded by the coding sequence ATGAAACAAAAACCTGATTTAAGTTTCTGGAAGCTCTGGAACTTGAGCTTCGGATTTTTCGGAGTACAGATTGCCTACGCCCTACAGAGCGCCAACATCTCCCGAATCTTTGCAACGTTGGGTGCTGACCCACACAACTTGAGTTATTTCTGGATTCTCCCTCCTCTGATGGGAATCCTGGTTCAGCCTATCGTGGGCACGTTGAGCGATAAGACGTGGTGCCGCTTCGGTCGCCGCATCCCTTATCTCTTTGTGGGTGCTACGATTGCCGTCCTGGTGATGTGCCTGCTGCCGAATGCCGGTTCGCTCGGACTGACCGTGAGCGGTGCGATGCTCTTCGGACTGATAGCGCTGATGTTCCTCGATACGAGCATCAACATGGCGATGCAGCCGTTCAAGATGCTGGTAGGCGATATGGTAAATGAAAAACAGAAGGCAAAGGCTTACTCTATCCAGAGTTTCCTCTGCAATGCCGGTTCTGTAGCCGGATATATCTTCCCATTCCTCTTTACCTTCCTCGGTATCAAGAATTATGCTGAGAAGGGTGTGGTTCCTGATTCTGTCATCTGGTCGTTCTATATCGGTGCGGCTATCCTGATTCTCTGTGTTATCTACACCACGATGAAGGTGAAGGAGTGGAATCCACAGCAGTATGCGGACTATAATGAAGCGAAGAGTGAAGAGGGAGGAGTGAAGAATTCTAATGCTGAGGCTTCTGAAGACAAGGCTGGTTGGATTACTTTGCTGCGCAAGGCGCCATCTACCTTCTGGAAGGTGGGACTGGTTCAGTTCTTCTGCTGGGCTGGTTTCCTTTATCTCTGGAATTATTCTACGGGAGCCATCGCTGAAACCGTATGGAATACTACCGACCCTGCTTCTGAAGCATTCCAGGAGGCAGGCAACTGGGTGGGCATTCTCTTTGCAGTTCAGGCTGTAGGTAGTGTTATCTGGGCTGTCGTTCTCCCTCAGTTTAAGAATACGAAGGTGGCATACGCTGTCAGCTTGATTATTGGTGGCGTGGGCTTTGCTCTCATTCCATTCCTGCATGACCAGTACTTGCAGTTTATCCCATTCCTGATGATTGGTGCCGGTTGGGCTGCCATGCTGGCGATGCCTTTCACCTTTGTTACCAATGCTTTGCAGGGATATGGTCACATGGGTGCTTATCTCGGTCTGTTTAACGGAACCATCTGTATTCCTCAAATTGTGGCTGCCATCTGCGGTGGAACTGTCCTGAGTCTGGTGGGTTCTCATCAGAGCGATATGATGATTGTGGCAGGTATTCTGCTGATTGCGGGTGCGCTGTCTGTAAGCATCATCAAGGATAAGAAATAG